Proteins encoded within one genomic window of Flavobacterium oreochromis:
- a CDS encoding DUF1338 domain-containing protein yields the protein MDKDQLLSKLWEQYIAITPSAEKIHTLLATEGEVIGNDHIAIRTYDDKRVDISVLEKPFLKAGYEPKGEYVFESKKLFAKHYEHTTDKSAPRVFISQLELAKCSESLQKTVKETLDACDQSVFEKEDLILSGAVWNNSSYATYSTLLEESEYAAWMYIYGFRANHFTINVNALTKFPTLQSLNQFLKDNGWKLNASGGEIKGTPAELLEQSSTLADLYTVNFNEGAKEIPSCYYEFALRYPMANGELYSGFIAASADKIFESTDVKLQNETK from the coding sequence ATGGATAAAGATCAATTATTGTCAAAATTATGGGAGCAATACATCGCTATTACTCCATCTGCTGAAAAAATTCACACATTATTAGCTACTGAGGGAGAAGTGATTGGTAATGATCATATTGCTATTCGTACATATGATGATAAGCGAGTTGATATTTCAGTTTTAGAAAAACCATTTTTAAAAGCAGGTTATGAACCAAAAGGTGAGTATGTTTTTGAGTCAAAAAAATTATTTGCTAAACACTACGAACATACTACAGATAAAAGTGCTCCACGTGTTTTTATCTCACAATTAGAATTAGCTAAGTGTTCGGAGTCTTTACAAAAAACGGTAAAAGAAACTTTAGACGCTTGTGATCAGTCTGTATTTGAAAAAGAAGATTTGATTTTAAGCGGTGCTGTTTGGAATAACTCGTCTTATGCTACTTATTCTACTTTATTAGAAGAGTCAGAATACGCTGCTTGGATGTATATTTATGGTTTCCGTGCTAATCACTTTACAATTAATGTAAATGCACTAACAAAATTCCCAACATTACAGTCTTTAAATCAATTTTTAAAAGATAATGGATGGAAATTAAACGCTTCAGGTGGTGAAATTAAAGGAACTCCAGCAGAATTGTTAGAACAGTCAAGTACATTAGCAGATTTGTATACTGTAAATTTTAATGAAGGAGCAAAAGAAATACCTTCTTGTTATTATGAATTTGCCTTACGTTATCCAATGGCTAACGGAGAATTATATTCAGGATTTATTGCGGCTTCAGCAGATAAAATTTTTGAAAGTACAGATGTAAAACTTCAAAATGAAACAAAGTAA
- a CDS encoding Lrp/AsnC family transcriptional regulator: MAKGLNKIIDYINKKIIQKLSLDGRFAYSELAKELNISNSLVHQRIKKMQEAGIIKGFSIKLDAKAMGYETITYTGIATKEARYSYSIAEKLKEIPEVVECHFVSGKYALFLKIVATNNEEFRKILYEKIHVIEGVGSTDSFISFGSAFEKEMPIL; the protein is encoded by the coding sequence ATGGCAAAAGGATTGAACAAAATAATAGATTATATCAATAAAAAAATTATTCAAAAACTTAGTTTAGATGGTCGTTTTGCTTATTCTGAATTAGCTAAAGAATTAAATATATCAAATTCATTAGTTCATCAACGAATTAAGAAAATGCAAGAAGCGGGTATAATAAAAGGTTTTTCTATTAAGCTTGATGCAAAAGCTATGGGATATGAAACAATTACTTATACAGGCATTGCTACTAAAGAAGCTCGTTATTCTTATTCAATTGCGGAAAAACTAAAAGAAATTCCAGAAGTAGTAGAATGTCATTTTGTATCAGGGAAATATGCTTTATTCTTAAAAATTGTAGCCACAAATAATGAGGAATTTAGAAAAATTTTATACGAAAAAATTCACGTTATAGAAGGTGTTGGAAGTACTGATTCGTTTATTTCTTTTGGATCTGCTTTTGAAAAAGAGATGCCTATACTGTAA
- a CDS encoding DUF1761 domain-containing protein — protein MHINVLSIIVASLVTLLTGFIWYNPKIFGTIWMLEAGITEEKMKKGNMIKIFSLTLFYSFLLSFIIAPAVNHEIGAMQAAGGNANDAALIDFLKIHHGRFLSFKHGALHGSMLGIFFALPIIAINSLFEQKSWKYIAINAGYWILSLGIMGAIICGWQ, from the coding sequence ATGCACATTAACGTTTTATCTATTATTGTAGCTTCATTAGTAACCTTGTTAACAGGCTTTATTTGGTACAATCCAAAAATATTTGGTACTATTTGGATGCTAGAAGCGGGAATAACGGAAGAGAAAATGAAAAAAGGGAATATGATAAAAATATTTAGTTTAACTCTTTTTTATTCATTTCTTTTATCGTTCATAATTGCCCCTGCTGTAAACCACGAAATCGGTGCTATGCAAGCAGCTGGAGGAAATGCAAATGACGCAGCATTAATTGATTTTTTAAAAATACATCATGGCAGATTTTTATCGTTTAAACATGGTGCTTTACATGGGAGTATGCTTGGTATTTTTTTCGCCTTACCAATCATTGCCATTAATAGTTTATTTGAACAAAAATCATGGAAATACATTGCTATCAATGCTGGTTATTGGATTCTATCATTAGGTATTATGGGAGCTATAATTTGCGGATGGCAATAA
- a CDS encoding DUF983 domain-containing protein yields the protein MLKKGLKINSILTGSCPKCQQESMYKSSNLFNPKYTIKMNEHCSHCGLQYSMEPSFFYGSMYVSYALGVAFGVAAFIICYVFLKTSLKTAFIGISLTLVLFMPVIMRLSRNIWISFFVSYDKNWQLNSKK from the coding sequence ATGTTAAAAAAAGGATTGAAAATCAATAGCATTTTAACAGGAAGTTGTCCTAAATGTCAACAAGAAAGCATGTATAAATCAAGCAACCTGTTTAACCCAAAGTATACAATCAAAATGAATGAACATTGCTCTCACTGTGGATTACAGTACTCAATGGAACCTTCATTTTTTTATGGTTCAATGTATGTCAGTTATGCCCTGGGCGTTGCATTTGGGGTTGCAGCATTTATTATTTGTTACGTTTTTTTAAAAACAAGCTTAAAAACGGCCTTTATAGGCATTAGCTTAACGCTCGTTCTCTTTATGCCTGTTATCATGAGGCTTTCTCGAAACATTTGGATTAGCTTCTTTGTTTCCTATGATAAAAATTGGCAATTAAATTCAAAAAAATAA
- a CDS encoding DUF2194 domain-containing protein → MLNGNHELGFHGYNHVSLLKEEWEDPEDIFFSLKATKKKWLVNNFGDFPVTYVPPSNYIDAYGIVELKKGMPSLKYFSSLYLGDKKEGGDREFDFEPCHKDLFDYPRISSGFYFNDEKYYNIFSTYLYTGVWTHFVHPDDVFQIGNTKEKKKKKYHYELRNDLGLNWKKGKKTLYSCFDDFLTEFKDLNPQSDFYTVKDAAPIVMKWRGSKYRHSIIGEKYIVTEETDFFNEKGNTWGVFFDDLSQKNKEELVNQSKNYHIADFMGGKLVSLKSNNKLAFTLEKKIIEDDLIFNKILEEYKLFEKNRGLFLAGKLGGFTTEDYLKKIEEEKRHLLALMMSQPKINYAIWNKYATYMSWDNKGDDVWVLLEKHCDKYPSKHNVNYSFELSNILGYSSEELHTKWICNQYQWNNEKLSVLKDYLSIITPSEDHDEIRKVLFKIFQLEPNCENQEAYVYHALVYAKEEAFKYLKTLDPATSYFNENLVSDISWSYVNEDEDYQNAINWSEFTPLIGADTRLSWMFELRQYVELEQFYRKYVSENPNDEAIKQKMFQIYEVLGKYDEACGVLLQIKDQKIFQEIKEHLNQQIVYFDIETQEELIRKYPTIFTAINREKIEMKIKDLYGDYLDANSSLSYFINKKTNFRNYLKYGHFDKQRNSHDFFLKHKELYSVDQASDNKIATILELAYEFKRKQPDQIDKFFYTYGLGLEKDLSGELYYNAKAGANYITTKYNVSTSLEYFPANYWEAYKDNIYQLQWNGAYNKYFKFLEVDSYFVTDYYPNISNVNFTLSSKLKSASNREKNFKVVPYLEGFCQFSNIDEKVKVLPVYLIKNRYFGGAGIEANLGDDYSKFKLYASGAYYFDSFEDNFMSFRMNSHYKVFKNSYLKFSLDMNFKSKYNFNTFGLGYKYLF, encoded by the coding sequence TTGCTTAACGGTAATCATGAATTAGGATTTCATGGTTATAACCACGTTTCATTATTAAAAGAAGAGTGGGAAGATCCAGAAGATATATTTTTTTCATTAAAAGCTACTAAGAAAAAATGGCTAGTTAATAATTTTGGAGATTTTCCAGTTACATATGTACCTCCTTCGAATTATATAGATGCTTATGGAATAGTAGAATTAAAAAAAGGAATGCCCTCTCTAAAATATTTCTCAAGTTTGTATTTAGGAGATAAAAAAGAAGGAGGAGATAGAGAATTTGACTTTGAACCCTGTCATAAAGATTTATTTGATTATCCTAGAATATCCAGTGGTTTTTATTTTAATGATGAAAAATATTATAATATTTTTTCTACCTATTTGTATACAGGAGTTTGGACCCATTTCGTCCATCCAGATGATGTTTTTCAAATAGGTAATACAAAAGAAAAGAAAAAGAAAAAATATCATTATGAATTAAGGAATGATCTCGGGTTAAATTGGAAAAAAGGGAAGAAAACGCTCTATAGTTGTTTTGATGATTTTTTAACTGAATTTAAAGATTTAAATCCTCAAAGTGATTTTTATACAGTAAAAGATGCTGCGCCTATCGTTATGAAATGGAGAGGATCTAAATACCGTCATTCAATCATAGGTGAAAAATATATTGTTACTGAAGAAACAGATTTTTTTAATGAAAAAGGAAATACTTGGGGAGTCTTTTTTGACGATTTGAGTCAAAAAAATAAAGAAGAATTAGTTAACCAATCAAAGAATTATCACATAGCTGATTTTATGGGAGGGAAATTAGTTTCTCTCAAATCTAATAATAAATTAGCTTTTACGCTTGAAAAAAAGATAATTGAAGATGATTTAATTTTTAATAAAATACTAGAAGAATATAAACTGTTTGAAAAAAACAGAGGGCTTTTTCTAGCAGGTAAACTAGGTGGTTTTACTACTGAAGATTATTTGAAAAAAATAGAAGAAGAAAAAAGACATTTGTTAGCCTTAATGATGAGTCAGCCTAAAATTAATTATGCTATTTGGAATAAATATGCTACTTATATGTCATGGGATAATAAAGGAGATGATGTTTGGGTATTATTAGAAAAACATTGTGATAAATATCCTTCAAAACATAACGTTAATTATTCATTTGAATTATCAAACATATTAGGTTATTCTTCAGAAGAATTACATACAAAATGGATATGTAATCAATATCAATGGAATAATGAAAAATTATCAGTGTTAAAAGATTACTTATCTATAATTACACCTTCTGAAGATCATGATGAAATAAGAAAAGTATTATTTAAAATATTTCAATTAGAACCTAATTGCGAAAATCAAGAAGCTTATGTTTACCATGCTCTTGTATATGCAAAAGAAGAAGCTTTTAAATATTTAAAAACATTAGATCCAGCTACATCTTATTTTAATGAAAATTTAGTTTCAGATATTAGTTGGAGTTATGTTAATGAAGATGAAGATTATCAAAATGCTATTAATTGGTCAGAATTTACCCCTTTAATAGGAGCTGATACTCGTCTGTCATGGATGTTTGAGTTAAGACAATATGTAGAACTTGAACAATTTTACCGTAAATATGTAAGCGAAAATCCAAATGATGAAGCTATTAAGCAAAAAATGTTTCAGATATATGAAGTTCTAGGTAAATATGATGAAGCATGTGGTGTCCTATTACAAATAAAAGATCAGAAAATATTTCAAGAAATAAAAGAACATTTAAATCAACAAATTGTTTATTTTGATATTGAAACACAAGAAGAATTAATCCGTAAATACCCTACTATTTTTACAGCTATCAATAGAGAAAAAATAGAAATGAAAATAAAAGATCTATACGGTGATTATTTAGATGCAAATTCAAGTTTAAGTTATTTTATAAATAAGAAAACAAATTTTAGAAATTATTTAAAGTATGGTCATTTTGATAAGCAAAGAAACTCTCATGATTTCTTCCTTAAACATAAAGAATTATATAGTGTAGATCAAGCATCAGATAATAAAATAGCAACCATTTTAGAACTCGCTTATGAGTTTAAAAGAAAGCAACCTGATCAGATTGATAAGTTTTTTTATACTTATGGATTAGGATTAGAAAAAGATTTAAGTGGGGAATTATATTATAATGCAAAAGCAGGGGCAAATTATATAACAACTAAATACAACGTAAGTACCAGTCTAGAATATTTCCCAGCTAATTATTGGGAAGCATATAAAGATAATATATACCAATTACAATGGAATGGAGCCTATAATAAATATTTTAAGTTTTTAGAGGTAGATTCTTATTTTGTAACAGATTATTATCCAAATATTTCAAATGTTAATTTTACTTTAAGTTCAAAACTAAAATCAGCATCAAATCGAGAGAAAAATTTTAAAGTAGTTCCGTATTTAGAAGGATTTTGTCAATTTTCAAATATTGACGAAAAAGTAAAAGTTCTCCCTGTTTATTTAATTAAAAATAGATATTTTGGAGGAGCAGGTATAGAAGCAAACCTAGGAGATGATTATTCTAAATTTAAATTATATGCTTCGGGAGCTTATTATTTTGATTCTTTTGAGGATAATTTTATGAGTTTTAGAATGAATTCTCATTATAAAGTATTTAAAAATAGTTATTTGAAATTTTCACTTGATATGAACTTTAAGTCTAAATATAACTTTAATACTTTTGGATTGGGATATAAATATTTATTTTAA
- a CDS encoding DUF2194 domain-containing protein, which yields MFCLFSSILFNCNSVDSLYRLKNDYLRNRQQQDLLSAYESSSLSRKPVVEYILDSKDDLSMTYYEHFRKLCDYTKIPFNFKIVDRFNEQLKIENSARVLVINDTKRLSNQTIPVLLKFVSAGGTLIFPNIGEDQRFMYFWGMRYDSDLSYDIETKGMSINASPLGGKRQINLYSDTKHFAFAKSNFKSDLRVTIWSDSQMTMPILLENNIGFGKVICCNTSKMFEKRDRGLLFTFLLKGLSGIPYPLANTSTVFLDDFPSPLYDVKQEPIKTEYNLTMNEFVYKKWWPDMKKIADKYGIKYTALLAFDYDDIRHAPFHLNNGTLPKCKEKEKLKRNF from the coding sequence ATGTTTTGTTTATTCTCTTCCATATTGTTTAATTGTAATAGTGTAGATTCTCTTTATAGATTAAAAAATGATTATTTAAGAAATAGACAGCAGCAAGATTTATTATCAGCATATGAATCATCAAGCTTGAGTAGAAAGCCCGTCGTAGAGTATATATTAGATTCAAAAGATGATCTCTCTATGACCTATTATGAACATTTTAGAAAATTATGTGATTATACAAAAATACCTTTTAATTTTAAAATAGTAGATAGGTTCAATGAACAGTTAAAAATTGAAAATTCAGCTAGAGTATTAGTTATTAATGATACAAAAAGATTAAGTAATCAAACTATACCTGTCTTATTAAAATTTGTTAGTGCGGGAGGAACCCTGATCTTTCCTAATATAGGAGAAGATCAACGTTTTATGTATTTTTGGGGAATGCGTTATGATTCGGATTTGAGCTATGATATTGAGACTAAAGGAATGTCTATAAATGCCTCTCCTTTGGGAGGTAAAAGACAAATTAATCTTTATAGTGATACTAAACATTTTGCTTTCGCTAAATCTAATTTTAAGTCTGATTTAAGAGTTACCATATGGTCTGATAGCCAGATGACTATGCCTATACTATTGGAAAATAATATAGGTTTTGGTAAAGTAATTTGTTGCAATACTTCTAAAATGTTTGAAAAACGAGATAGAGGATTGTTGTTTACTTTTTTATTAAAAGGATTGTCGGGTATCCCATATCCTTTGGCTAATACAAGTACCGTATTTTTAGATGACTTTCCTTCTCCGTTGTATGATGTCAAACAAGAGCCTATCAAAACAGAGTACAACTTAACTATGAATGAGTTCGTATATAAAAAATGGTGGCCTGATATGAAAAAAATAGCCGATAAATACGGTATAAAATATACCGCATTACTTGCCTTTGATTATGACGATATTCGGCATGCCCCTTTTCATTTAAACAATGGGACTTTGCCAAAATGCAAGGAAAAGGAGAAACTAAAAAGGAACTTCTAA
- a CDS encoding endo alpha-1,4 polygalactosaminidase: MRHFKLIMLFLCFSLNAHSKTKFLVCYGKFDVTKVSGYDLLIVESAHFTYNEVSYLKRHNKKVIAYISLGEINEDAKDYKLLKSVVSEKNTDWNSYYLDIGSSKIQKVLKSRIQNIFYMGYDGLFLDNIDNYTEYGVQRNLQDDLVAFIKDIKREYPTKVLVQNAGLDLVRVLYRQIDYVLIESVYTDYDFKEKKYLIRNNESFSERLGSLKQAINRYKIKPLLLEYAVDEGQIKKNKKKN, encoded by the coding sequence ATGCGTCATTTTAAACTCATTATGTTGTTTCTTTGTTTTTCTTTGAATGCTCATTCAAAGACCAAATTTTTAGTTTGTTATGGTAAATTTGATGTAACAAAGGTTTCTGGTTATGATCTATTAATTGTAGAATCAGCTCATTTTACATACAATGAAGTCTCATATTTAAAGAGACACAATAAAAAAGTTATTGCTTACATAAGTTTAGGTGAAATTAATGAAGATGCTAAAGATTATAAATTATTAAAAAGTGTTGTAAGTGAGAAAAATACAGATTGGAATAGTTATTATTTAGATATTGGTTCGTCAAAAATCCAAAAAGTATTAAAAAGCCGAATACAAAATATTTTTTATATGGGATATGATGGTCTTTTTTTAGATAATATAGATAATTATACTGAATATGGTGTACAACGTAATTTACAGGATGATTTAGTCGCATTTATAAAGGATATCAAAAGAGAATATCCAACCAAAGTTTTAGTCCAAAATGCAGGTCTAGATTTAGTAAGAGTATTATATCGTCAAATTGATTACGTTCTCATAGAATCAGTGTATACAGACTATGATTTTAAAGAAAAAAAATACTTAATAAGAAATAACGAAAGTTTTTCAGAGCGTTTAGGTAGTCTAAAACAAGCAATTAATAGATATAAAATAAAACCGTTATTACTAGAATATGCTGTTGATGAAGGTCAGATAAAAAAAAATAAGAAAAAGAATTAA
- the pelF gene encoding GT4 family glycosyltransferase PelF, translating into MACIYSEHIDANELIEVFIGMWYFFQDNDYKLVFKNEKIWDTFKQEVVTYTEYYGIKEISLLDLTYAMRWIYHFLLPISIDFPETDIIHLTISSFIVLPAIVQKYLYGTPILLTEHGVYIRERILAISQSESSYFLKDFLIRLSECSARASYHQSDIIMSVNKFNFKWELMYGAEQDKLRVVYNGIDHLRFKPLEKPKEFKDIPTVVAMARIFELKDILTMIKSCRVVADVLPNVQYRVHGENDAVPEYTSKCLKLIEELGLEKNFFFLGPNPKPEAVFCEGDISILTSISEGFPYTIIESMSCGIPVVSTDVGGVAEALNEECGILCKPKDPEDIGRAVLKLLQDHPLRENMKIACRKRVEDYFTIDKFIDQYEEIYQELLDMKK; encoded by the coding sequence TTGGCATGTATCTATTCTGAGCATATTGATGCAAATGAATTGATCGAAGTTTTTATCGGAATGTGGTATTTTTTTCAAGATAATGATTATAAACTGGTATTTAAAAATGAAAAAATATGGGACACTTTCAAGCAAGAAGTAGTGACCTATACAGAATATTATGGGATAAAAGAGATCTCACTCCTAGATTTAACATATGCAATGCGTTGGATCTATCATTTTTTATTACCTATTTCTATTGATTTTCCAGAAACAGATATTATTCATTTAACTATTTCTAGTTTTATAGTTTTGCCAGCCATAGTACAAAAATATCTTTATGGTACACCAATTTTATTAACAGAGCATGGAGTATATATACGTGAAAGAATTTTAGCCATTAGCCAGTCAGAAAGTTCTTATTTTTTGAAAGATTTTTTAATCCGTTTATCAGAGTGTTCTGCTAGAGCTTCTTATCATCAATCTGATATTATCATGTCAGTTAATAAATTTAACTTTAAATGGGAGTTAATGTATGGTGCTGAACAAGATAAATTAAGAGTAGTTTATAATGGAATTGATCATTTACGTTTCAAACCTCTAGAAAAACCAAAGGAATTTAAAGATATCCCAACCGTAGTTGCTATGGCCAGGATTTTTGAGTTAAAAGATATTTTGACAATGATTAAATCCTGTAGAGTAGTAGCAGACGTATTGCCAAATGTACAATATAGAGTGCATGGAGAAAATGATGCAGTTCCAGAATATACGTCAAAATGTTTAAAACTAATTGAAGAATTAGGGCTAGAAAAAAACTTTTTCTTTTTAGGACCTAATCCTAAACCAGAAGCTGTATTTTGCGAAGGGGATATATCTATTTTGACTTCTATATCAGAAGGATTCCCCTATACTATTATTGAATCTATGAGTTGTGGCATACCTGTTGTATCTACTGATGTAGGTGGTGTAGCAGAAGCCCTAAATGAAGAATGTGGTATATTATGTAAGCCTAAAGATCCAGAAGATATAGGAAGAGCTGTATTAAAGTTGCTACAAGATCATCCTTTAAGAGAAAATATGAAGATTGCTTGTAGAAAGAGAGTAGAAGATTATTTTACAATAGATAAGTTTATTGATCAGTACGAAGAAATATATCAAGAACTATTAGATATGAAAAAATGA
- a CDS encoding DUF3492 domain-containing protein produces MALEGTYPFHGGGVSTWAHILCNKINKFNFKIYSVNAFYETKPKYVLNESILEVVQVPIWYALEPKEVIRFEDTYYDFILKKNISS; encoded by the coding sequence ATGGCTTTAGAAGGAACTTATCCTTTTCATGGAGGAGGTGTGTCAACTTGGGCGCATATATTATGTAATAAAATCAATAAATTTAATTTTAAGATTTATTCCGTAAATGCTTTCTACGAAACTAAGCCTAAATATGTATTAAATGAGTCAATTTTAGAAGTTGTTCAAGTTCCCATTTGGTATGCACTTGAACCAAAAGAAGTTATTCGGTTTGAAGATACATATTATGATTTTATTCTAAAAAAGAATATCTCTTCTTAG
- a CDS encoding NAD(P)/FAD-dependent oxidoreductase, which yields MIDYLIVGSGIAGISFAEIAKSNGKSIRVLEDFSTNSSRIAGGLYNPVILKRFSEVWKAKEQIDSSIPFLNALQVKLKTNFVFPIPVFRKFASIEEQNNWFQACDKPNLSPFLSPKIIHKKYESITSDFGFGEVLSTGYLEISSLIDAYINYLKAEDSFINERFDYKSIEFFEEYLVYKGMSYKNIIFAEGFGLVNNPFFNDLPLDGTKGELLIIKAPNLKLDVVLKSSIFILPIGNSLFKVGATYNWEDKTDTPTEEGKNELINNLKELIDCDFEIVQHFAGVRPTVKDRRPLLGTHPVYKRLHILNGLGTRGVMLGPWLAHNLFNFLEKGVELDRNISTERFRKKKLLS from the coding sequence ATGATTGATTATTTAATTGTTGGTTCAGGTATAGCGGGTATTAGTTTTGCAGAAATAGCAAAGAGCAATGGAAAATCAATAAGGGTTTTGGAAGATTTTTCTACAAATTCTTCTAGAATCGCAGGAGGTCTTTATAATCCTGTTATACTAAAAAGGTTTAGTGAAGTTTGGAAAGCAAAGGAACAAATAGATAGTAGTATACCTTTTTTAAATGCACTTCAAGTTAAATTAAAAACTAATTTCGTATTTCCTATACCTGTTTTTAGAAAATTTGCTTCAATAGAGGAACAGAACAATTGGTTCCAAGCTTGTGATAAACCTAATCTGTCTCCATTTCTTTCTCCCAAAATTATACATAAAAAGTATGAATCAATTACTTCTGATTTTGGTTTCGGAGAGGTTTTGTCCACTGGTTATCTTGAAATTTCTTCATTAATTGATGCTTATATTAATTATTTAAAAGCTGAAGATAGTTTTATTAATGAACGATTTGATTATAAATCTATTGAGTTTTTTGAAGAATATCTAGTTTATAAAGGAATGTCTTATAAAAATATAATTTTTGCAGAAGGGTTTGGATTAGTGAATAATCCTTTTTTTAATGACCTCCCTTTGGATGGAACTAAGGGAGAATTATTAATAATTAAAGCTCCAAATTTAAAATTAGATGTAGTTTTAAAATCAAGTATTTTTATCCTGCCAATAGGAAATTCCTTATTTAAGGTTGGTGCTACCTATAATTGGGAAGATAAAACAGATACTCCAACAGAAGAAGGTAAAAATGAATTGATCAATAATTTAAAAGAATTAATTGATTGTGATTTTGAAATTGTTCAACATTTTGCAGGAGTTAGACCTACTGTAAAAGATAGAAGACCTTTATTAGGAACCCATCCTGTTTATAAAAGGTTGCATATTTTAAATGGATTAGGGACAAGAGGTGTTATGTTAGGGCCTTGGTTAGCACATAATCTGTTTAATTTTCTTGAAAAAGGAGTAGAGTTAGATAGAAATATTTCTACAGAAAGATTTCGTAAAAAAAAATTACTTTCATAG
- the porN gene encoding type IX secretion system ring protein PorN/GldN, whose product MNWRNLVLAFFVSGSISTFAQSNLLNAKKPQEIGLKSAAQQTKDNDKPLDYGYVDDRDILMSKKVWEIIDLDERINFSLYYPIDTISIGSDRRSLYDVLVKGIKSGKITEVYGDSYFREKKTLKDITASLTKIDTTDAGREEMNSDINAYRSRTVEVPVYEGTGKKRKKVGVETKVVPASKFISPEYINKTDLASIDVSDYRIVGLWYFDKRQSDLRYRILGICPVIPDVYTMGKSEEEKDYIDLFWVFYPDAREILHEAKAFNEKNSSMPISFDHLLNSRRFNSVIYKEENIYNDRDISKYMKDNSLMQLIEAQRVKDKIRDFEQDMWTY is encoded by the coding sequence ATGAATTGGAGAAATTTAGTATTAGCATTTTTTGTTAGTGGAAGTATATCAACTTTCGCTCAATCAAATTTGTTGAATGCAAAAAAACCTCAAGAAATTGGTTTAAAATCTGCAGCTCAACAGACTAAGGATAATGATAAACCTTTAGACTACGGTTATGTAGACGATAGAGATATCTTGATGTCTAAAAAAGTATGGGAAATAATAGACTTAGATGAGCGTATTAACTTTTCTTTGTATTATCCAATTGACACAATTAGTATAGGTTCTGATCGTCGTTCCCTTTACGATGTTTTAGTAAAGGGTATAAAGTCAGGAAAGATTACTGAAGTGTATGGAGATAGTTATTTTAGAGAAAAGAAAACTTTAAAAGATATTACCGCTTCGCTTACTAAGATAGATACTACTGATGCAGGTCGTGAAGAGATGAATTCAGATATCAATGCTTATAGAAGCAGAACAGTAGAAGTTCCTGTATATGAAGGTACTGGTAAAAAACGTAAAAAAGTAGGAGTTGAAACAAAAGTGGTTCCTGCTTCAAAATTTATCTCTCCTGAATATATTAACAAAACAGACTTAGCATCTATTGATGTTTCTGATTATAGAATAGTTGGATTATGGTATTTTGATAAAAGACAATCTGATTTACGTTATCGTATTTTAGGAATTTGTCCAGTTATACCAGATGTTTACACTATGGGGAAATCAGAAGAAGAAAAAGATTATATCGATCTATTCTGGGTATTTTATCCAGATGCAAGAGAAATATTACATGAAGCTAAAGCTTTTAATGAAAAGAATTCTTCTATGCCTATCTCTTTTGATCACTTATTAAATTCAAGAAGATTTAACTCAGTTATCTATAAAGAAGAAAATATTTATAATGACCGTGATATATCTAAGTATATGAAAGATAACTCTTTAATGCAGTTAATAGAAGCACAAAGAGTAAAGGATAAAATCCGTGATTTCGAACAAGATATGTGGACTTATTAA